A genomic segment from Deltaproteobacteria bacterium encodes:
- the arfB gene encoding aminoacyl-tRNA hydrolase, with amino-acid sequence MIRVTRSICIGESEIGERFVRSPGPGGQNVNKVATAVQLRFDVRNSPSLPADVRDRLLRLAGRRVTAEGFLLIEARRFRTRERNREDARDRLAALVAAAAEPVKPRKETRPPGASRERRLDAKRRRGEIKRVRRVVPPSD; translated from the coding sequence ATGATCCGGGTCACGCGGTCGATCTGCATCGGCGAATCGGAGATCGGGGAGCGGTTCGTCCGCTCCCCCGGTCCCGGCGGACAGAACGTGAACAAGGTGGCTACCGCCGTGCAGCTCCGGTTCGACGTCCGGAACTCCCCGTCGCTTCCCGCCGATGTCCGCGACCGGCTCCTCCGCCTCGCCGGGAGGCGCGTCACCGCGGAGGGATTCCTGCTGATCGAGGCGCGGCGGTTCCGGACCCGGGAACGGAACCGGGAGGACGCCCGGGACCGGCTGGCGGCGCTGGTGGCGGCCGCGGCGGAGCCGGTCAAGCCCCGGAAGGAGACCCGCCCCCCCGGAGCGTCGAGAGAGCGCCGCCTGGACGCGAAGCGCCGGCGGGGCGAGATCAAGCGGGTCCGGAGAGTCGTCCCCCCTTCCGATTGA